The DNA region CACCTTTAGCAGACCGGACCAGAGGTGCTAGCGAGCCAGTATGAGCAATCAGGCGCTGTATGAGAAGCTTGATCAGACGTGTGAAGTGCTGTCAACCAAATTGATCGAAATCGTGAAGCTTTCGTCGATCGATGGAGCAGATGGTGAGGACCCGGAAGCGAATCTGTCCGAGACTTCGGTGGCGACAACGGGTGTGATGTTGGTCAACAATCAAACTATGCAACTTATCAAGAGGGTGCAGGACTTGCTGGTGCTCACAAGAAGTATCCGGGAGAAGTGGTTGCTGAACCAGATTCCGGAGCACGTAGACCGCGACAGTGAGAGCACAGACGCGGAAGAGCTGTCGAATCTGCTTGAGCAATGCATGCAGGAGATCACCGGTGATGTGGAAGTGAATTTGAAGTGAAATATGGGCTTCTGAGATGGGTTGGTACTGTAGCCAGATGGCGAGCCTTAATGCTGTCGTATGTTGCGATCTGTGATCTCGAGCCGGCCACACTAGAAGGTAAACAAAAAATGGGCATCATAAGCGACACGATACGGCGAGACCACGGTTGCAAAGTCGCTGGGATGAGTTTGGAGAGCTCTAGGTCGCTCTCAAGGACGCCGCCGCCGCGGAAGAGGTCGTATCCGCTGAAGATGGAGACGATTCCGATGTCGTCTTCGTATGAAGAATTCAAGGGAGCGCATACACACAACGATGAGCGTCTCACGAGCGGGAAAGAAACTGAATACGGTGGGATA from Torulaspora globosa chromosome 3, complete sequence includes:
- the SRB6 gene encoding Srb6p (ancestral locus Anc_7.174) → MSNQALYEKLDQTCEVLSTKLIEIVKLSSIDGADGEDPEANLSETSVATTGVMLVNNQTMQLIKRVQDLLVLTRSIREKWLLNQIPEHVDRDSESTDAEELSNLLEQCMQEITGDVEVNLK